A part of Salmo salar chromosome ssa18, Ssal_v3.1, whole genome shotgun sequence genomic DNA contains:
- the LOC106578016 gene encoding kinesin light chain 2 has translation MSTMVYPRSEEALERLTQDEIVLNTKTVMQGLETLRGEHAQLLTSLLDCTQPPAAQEKSGLLRKSLEAIELGLGEAQVIIALSGHLSAVESEKQKLRAQVRRLCQENQWLRDELAGTQHKLQRSEQSVAQLEEEKKHLEFMNQIKKFDDDVSQSEEKAAGETSKDSLDDLFPNDEDQGQAQPSGEVAAQQGGYEIPARLRTLHNLVIQYASQGRYEVAVPLCKQALEDLEKTSGHDHPDVATMLNILALVYRDQNKYKEAAHLLNDALAIREKTLGKDHPAVAATLNNLAVLYGKRGKYKEAEPLCKRALEIREKVLGKYHPDVAKQLNNLALLCQNQGKYEEVEYYYRQALEIYQSKLGADDPNVAKTKNNLATCYLKQGKFKDAESLYKEILTRAHEKEFGSVNNDNKPIWMHAEEREESKGKRKEASPCVEYGSWYKACKVDSPTVNTTLKSLGALYRRQGKLQAAETLEECSTKTRKQGIDAINQSKVVELLKDGAPGGGERRQSREGLNGPQRGDCEGDDGAEWNGEGNGSLRRSGSFGKIREALRRSSEMLVKKLQGSGPQEPRNPGMKRASSLNFLNKSAEDPSQDANTGLSECRGLSASNVDLSRRSSLIG, from the exons ATGTCCACCATGGTGTACCCACGCAGCGAGGAGGCCCTGGAGCGCCTGACCCAGGATGAGATCGTGCTCAACACAAAGACTGTGATGCAGGGACTGGAGACACTCAGAGGGGAGCATGCCCAGCTCCTCACGTCCCTGCTGGACTGCACCCAGCCACCTGCTGCCCAGGAGAAGTCAGGCCTGCTGCGGAAGAGCCTGGAGGCCATAGAATTAGGCCTGGGAGAGGCACAG gtGATCATTGCCCTGTCGGGTCACCTGAGTGCtgtggagtcagagaaacagaagcTAAGAGCCCAGGTCAGACGACTGTGTCAGGAGAACCAGTGGTTAAGAGATGAGCTAGCAGGAACACAG caCAAGCTGCAGCGTAGTGAGCAGAGTGTTGCCcagctggaggaggagaagaagcacCTGGAGTTCATGAACCAGATCAAGAAGTTTGACGACGACGTGTCACAGTCTGAGGAGAAGGCTGCAGGGGAGACGTCTAAAGACAGCCTGGACGACCTGTTCCCCAACGATGAGGACCAGGGACAGG cccagcccagcgGAGAGGTGGCGGCCCAGCAGGGTGGCTATGAGATCCCGGCCCGCCTGAGGACCCTCCACAACCTGGTGATCCAGTACGCCTCCCAGGGGAGGTACGAGGTGGCCGTACCCCTCTGCAAACAGGCCCTGGAGGACCTGGAGAAGACCTCCGGACACGACCACCCTGACGTGGCCACCATGCTCAACATCCTGGCTCTGGTCTACAG GGACCAGAACAAGTACAAAGAGGCAGCCCACCTGCTGAATGATGCCCTGGCCATCAGAGAGAAGACCCTGGGGAAGGACCACCCTGCGGTAGCCGCCACTCTCAACAACCTGGCTGTACTCTACGGGAAGAGGGGCAAGTACAAGGAGGCTGAGCCCCTCTGTAAGAGAGCCCTGGAGATCAGAGAGAAG GTCCTGGGGAAGTACCACCCTGATGTGGCCAAGCAGCTGAACAACCTGGCCCTGCTGTGTCAGAACCAGGGAAAGTACGAGGAGGTGGAGTATTATTACAGACAAGCCCTGGAGATCTACCAGTCCAAACTGGGGGCTGACGACCCCAACGTAGCCAAGACCAAGAACAAcctg gcTACATGCTACCTCAAACAGGGGAAGTTCAAGGATGCTGAGTCTCTGTACAAAGAGATCCTAACCAGAGCACATGAGAAGGAGTTTGGATCAGTCAACA ATGACAACAAGCCAATCTGGATGCAtgcggaggagagagaggagagcaag GGGAAGAGGAAGGAAGCTAGTCCCTGTGTAGAGTATGGGAGCTGGTACAAGGCCTGCAAAGTTGACAG TCCTACTGTCAATACCACCCTGAAGAGCCTGGGGGCGCTGTATCGCAGACAGGGTAAATTACAGGCAGCTGAGACACTGGAGGAGTGTTCTACCAAGACACGCAAGCAG GGTATAGATGCCATTAACCAGAGTAAGGTGGTGGAGCTCCTGAAGGATGGGGCCCCAGGAGGGGGTGAGCGACGGCAGAGCCGGGAGGGTCTCAACGGGCCCCAGCGGGGGGACTGTGAGGGGGACGACGGAGCAGAGTGGAACGGG GAAGGTAACGGTTCGTTGCGTCGGAGCGGCTCCTTTGGGAAGATCCGTGAAGCGCTGCGCAGGAGCAGTGAGATGCTGGTGAAGAAACTACAGGGCAGTGGCCCCCAGGAGCCCCGCAACCCAGG TATGAAGAGAGCCAGCTCCCTCAACTTCCTCAACAAGAGTGCAGAAGACCCCTCACAG gatGCCAACACCGGTCTATCAGAATGCAGAGGACTGAGTGCCAGCAATGTGGACTTGTCAAGACGCAGCTCCCTGATTGGTTAA